The following coding sequences are from one Natrarchaeobaculum sulfurireducens window:
- a CDS encoding anaerobic glycerol-3-phosphate dehydrogenase subunit C: MSDADNPTDDASDEFEPIQVFPEAEEMDLRPGADNCYKCSTCDTNCPVAEVDDEFPGPKFQGPEQWRLKRQDDHDIDESVMKCSNCMRCDSACPSSVPLSQMHNTARGEYVENHMSKFSREYVRNRILANYRRLAPLAATFPRTANFVMGLSITRWLGEKTLGITSEREFPAFATETFRDWWRKRGGAKVQNEDQKIAYFHGCYSNYNTPEVAKALVRVYEHFGYEVLVPPQSCSGTPMFANGMLEDARRAAETNVRELAAALEDGADVIASCSSCSMSIRQEYPELFDFEDTEDVAANTWDALEYLRVHEDLEGELEGASVEGFDDFAYHAPCHARNQGLDGQTVELLDVIDGVDAHDVGDSCSGISGTYGWKAENYETSMKIGEEMFDHMDTADAETGLTECPTCSMQMEHGTGYEIRHPLEVLEAALFSDRPETA, from the coding sequence ATGAGCGACGCAGACAACCCCACCGACGACGCGAGCGACGAGTTCGAACCGATTCAGGTGTTCCCCGAGGCCGAGGAGATGGACCTCCGGCCGGGCGCGGACAACTGCTATAAATGTTCGACCTGCGACACCAACTGCCCCGTCGCCGAAGTCGACGACGAGTTCCCCGGACCGAAGTTCCAGGGTCCAGAACAGTGGCGGCTCAAGCGCCAGGACGACCACGACATCGACGAGTCGGTGATGAAGTGTTCGAACTGTATGCGCTGTGATAGCGCCTGTCCCTCGTCGGTGCCGCTATCGCAGATGCACAACACGGCTCGCGGCGAGTACGTCGAGAACCACATGAGCAAGTTCTCCCGCGAATACGTCCGCAACCGTATCCTCGCGAACTACCGACGGCTCGCGCCGCTTGCGGCGACGTTCCCGCGCACCGCGAACTTCGTGATGGGGCTGTCGATCACGCGGTGGCTCGGTGAGAAGACGCTCGGTATTACGAGCGAGCGTGAGTTTCCCGCGTTCGCGACGGAGACGTTTCGAGACTGGTGGAGAAAGCGAGGTGGGGCGAAGGTCCAAAACGAGGATCAGAAGATCGCGTACTTCCACGGCTGCTACTCGAACTACAATACGCCCGAGGTCGCAAAGGCGCTCGTCCGCGTCTACGAGCACTTCGGCTACGAGGTGCTGGTCCCCCCACAGTCGTGTTCGGGAACGCCGATGTTCGCCAACGGAATGCTCGAGGACGCCCGACGGGCCGCAGAGACGAACGTTCGCGAACTCGCGGCGGCACTCGAGGACGGGGCCGACGTCATCGCCTCCTGTAGTTCCTGTTCGATGTCGATTCGCCAGGAGTACCCCGAACTGTTCGACTTCGAGGACACCGAGGACGTGGCCGCGAACACCTGGGACGCCCTCGAGTACCTTCGGGTCCACGAGGACCTCGAGGGCGAACTCGAAGGGGCGTCGGTCGAGGGTTTCGACGACTTCGCCTACCACGCGCCGTGTCACGCCCGGAACCAGGGTCTCGATGGCCAGACGGTCGAGCTACTGGACGTGATCGACGGTGTCGACGCCCACGACGTCGGTGACTCCTGTTCGGGTATCTCCGGCACCTACGGCTGGAAAGCAGAAAACTACGAGACGTCGATGAAGATCGGCGAAGAGATGTTCGATCACATGGACACCGCCGACGCCGAAACGGGCCTCACCGAGTGTCCAACCTGTTCGATGCAGATGGAACACGGCACCGGCTACGAGATTCGCCACCCCCTCGAAGTGCTCGAGGCGGCACTCTTCTCAGACCGACCGGAGACGGCATGA
- the glpB gene encoding glycerol-3-phosphate dehydrogenase subunit GlpB → MAIEDDVLVIGGGLAGATAALAAAERDVRVRLVTYKQSTLRHASGLIDVLGYAPTDDGPLTNPYDALESLPDSHPYRLVGEAAIRKALAFFDELAGAAYAGSHTDANALVPTAAGTIKPTARYPTATAPGLASDRRDVLLVGFETLPGFDAPLAAAHLEAAGVPFDVRGATCSFPGIRRDDAKVTRYAHLLDVDEAIAVDAGEIGVRAALIEAVEGHLEGEARVGFPALLGDEHADEVRTDLADGLGVDVFEVPMGPPSLPGIRLEDLLYDALEDAGVRVTSGVPVVEYETAGASEDRIDHVVVDRNGAQVPHRATQYVLATGGLVGKGVQSERQRVYEPIFDCHVSHADDRYEWFVDGVFDEQPYARFGLSADGELRPLDADGKPEFRNLRAAGSVLGGYDYAAEKSGSGVSLATGYVAGTHAGEAVDEVIR, encoded by the coding sequence CGCGGGTGCGACCGCCGCCCTGGCCGCAGCCGAGCGTGACGTCCGTGTGCGGCTGGTGACGTACAAACAGAGCACGCTGCGCCACGCCAGCGGCCTGATCGACGTTCTCGGGTACGCGCCGACCGACGACGGACCGCTCACCAATCCGTACGACGCACTCGAGAGCCTGCCCGACAGCCATCCCTATCGGCTCGTCGGAGAAGCGGCGATTCGTAAGGCACTGGCTTTCTTCGACGAGCTGGCGGGTGCGGCGTACGCCGGCTCTCACACCGACGCCAACGCGCTCGTGCCGACGGCAGCCGGGACGATCAAGCCGACAGCCCGCTACCCGACGGCGACGGCCCCCGGCCTCGCAAGCGACCGTCGAGATGTCTTGCTCGTCGGCTTCGAGACGCTGCCGGGGTTCGACGCCCCGCTGGCTGCGGCCCATCTCGAGGCTGCTGGCGTCCCGTTCGACGTTCGCGGCGCGACGTGTTCGTTCCCCGGCATTCGACGGGACGACGCGAAGGTGACGCGGTACGCCCACCTGCTCGACGTCGACGAAGCAATCGCGGTCGACGCCGGTGAAATCGGCGTGCGAGCGGCGCTGATCGAAGCCGTCGAGGGACACCTCGAGGGCGAAGCTCGCGTCGGCTTTCCCGCACTCCTTGGCGACGAACACGCCGACGAGGTCCGGACGGACCTCGCGGATGGACTCGGCGTCGACGTCTTCGAGGTCCCGATGGGGCCGCCGAGTCTGCCGGGGATCCGGCTCGAGGACCTGTTGTACGATGCGCTCGAGGACGCTGGCGTGCGGGTCACCTCGGGCGTTCCCGTGGTCGAGTACGAGACGGCAGGGGCCAGCGAAGATCGGATCGACCACGTCGTCGTCGACCGAAACGGTGCCCAGGTCCCCCACCGGGCCACCCAGTACGTCCTCGCGACGGGCGGGCTGGTCGGAAAAGGCGTCCAGTCCGAGCGCCAGCGAGTGTACGAACCGATCTTTGACTGTCACGTTTCCCACGCCGACGACCGGTACGAGTGGTTCGTCGACGGCGTCTTCGACGAGCAGCCCTACGCGCGGTTCGGCCTGTCCGCCGATGGCGAGTTGCGGCCGCTCGACGCCGACGGCAAGCCGGAGTTCCGGAACCTGCGAGCGGCCGGTTCGGTACTCGGCGGCTACGATTACGCGGCCGAGAAATCCGGCAGCGGCGTCTCGCTCGCGACGGGCTACGTCGCCGGAACCCATGCGGGCGAGGCGGTAGACGAGGTGATTCGATGA